GTGCACCTCTTCACGCACTCCGCGAACGGGCTGACGCGGAAGGACGTCGCGCTGGCCCAGCAGATCGCCGCGGCAGCGCGCGACCTCGGCGTCGAGGTGGACGTCACGACCCCGCAGCGGCTCATGCTCGCGATCGCGACGGAGGACCCCGCGGCGATCATGCCGTTCTGGAAGGCGGCCACGGGCTACGACGCGATCAGCGACACGGAACTGCGCGACCCCTCCGGCCGCGGTCCGCTCATCTGGATGCAGAAGATCGACAAGCCGCTGCGCGGGCGCTCGCACCTCGACATCGTCGTGCCGCGAGACGAGGCCGAGGCGCGTGTCGCGGCCGTCCTCGCCGCCGGCGGCACGATCGCCG
This genomic interval from Microbacterium sp. 4R-513 contains the following:
- a CDS encoding 4a-hydroxytetrahydrobiopterin dehydratase → MDTISAADFRAAAGADGWRAGANGAHITYTTRNFATGARLFSAIAALAETADHHPDVDVRYRQVSVHLFTHSANGLTRKDVALAQQIAAAARDLGVEVDVTTPQRLMLAIATEDPAAIMPFWKAATGYDAISDTELRDPSGRGPLIWMQKIDKPLRGRSHLDIVVPRDEAEARVAAVLAAGGTIADDSQAPRWWTLSDAHGHKIDITPSRS